Proteins encoded by one window of Arachis hypogaea cultivar Tifrunner chromosome 1, arahy.Tifrunner.gnm2.J5K5, whole genome shotgun sequence:
- the LOC112707692 gene encoding uncharacterized protein, whose translation MAAVPVPAAIRVSRLRFSPTVTELPVFHSPSPNPRCLFRASFKVQAACCSSSAPPLSPTFSALPPASKSGTRRATPVPPLHRNRASSGSSSTPPLSPTCSCMEARESNPACQVEVKRRTDEHPPQITVTFVNGVEQAFDATSTPAQSIRTMILEKGQTLETEQMFREAGESWPVIIPKEELSQPAPSVNPRKAEEKKQ comes from the exons ATGGCAGCAGTACCCGTACCcgcgg CAATTAGGGTTAGTAGGTTAAGGTTCTCACCCACCGTCACTGAACTCCCAGTCTTCCACTCTCCCAGTCCCAACCCTCGTTGTCTCTTCCGCGCCTCCTTCAAGGTTCAAGCCGCATGTTGCTCCTCCTCCGCGCCGCCTCTCAGTCCCACATTCTCTGCGCTCCCTCCGGCCTCCAAGTCGGGCACTAGACGAGCCACCCCCGTGCCTCCTCTGCATCGTAATCGAGCCTCGTCTGGCTCCTCCTCCACGCCGCCTCTCAGTCCCACATGCTCGTGTATGGAGGCGAGGGAATCAAACCCTGCGTGCCAGGTGGAGGTGAAGCGCCGAACCGATGAACACCCGCCGCAGATCACGGTGACCTTCGTGAACGGCGTCGAGCAAGCCTTCGATGCGACCTCAACCCCTGCACAGAGCATAAGGACCATGATTCTTGAAAAAGGCCAAACCCTAGAGACCGAGCAGATGTTCCGAGAAGCTGGTGAGTCATGGCCCGTCATCATTCCCAAAGAAGAGCTATCTCAGCCCGCACCTAGTGTCAAT